A genomic segment from Corylus avellana chromosome ca5, CavTom2PMs-1.0 encodes:
- the LOC132180394 gene encoding embryo-specific protein ATS3B: MIKALLFLLQLAFIFILSEAKSSGLQPQAAKSFNISYLQSATSCSYTVVITTSCSSPRYTRDQISISFGDAYGNQVYAPRLDDPSSRAFERCSSDTFQIYGPCAYQICYVYLYRTGPDGWKPESVKIYGYNTRAVTFTYNTYIPSDIWYGFNLCQNASSSHQLSSWKWFMYVIIGLLFLVL; encoded by the exons atgatcaaagcACTTCTTTTTCTGCTCCAGCTCGCCTTCATCTTTATCCTCTCAGAAGCCAAATCTTCCGGCTTGCAGCCCCAAGCTGCCAAATCCTTCAACATAAGCTATCTCCAG AGTGCAACAAGCTGTTCTTACACGGTTGTTATCACAACAAGCTGTTCCTCACCGAGATACACGCGAGACCAGATCAGTATTTCTTTTGGTGACGCTTACGGCAATCAG GTTTATGCACCAAGGCTGGATGATCCATCTTCGAGGGCCTTTGAACGATGTTCATCAGATACGTTTCAGATATATGGACCGTGCGCCTACCAGATCTGTTATGTGTATCTTTATCGGACTGGACCAGATGGTTGGAAGCCTGAAAGTGTGAAAATCTATGGCTATAATACTAGAGCTGTTACCTTTACCTACAACACCTATATCCCCAGTGATATTTGGTATGGATTTAATTTGTGCCAGaatgcttcttcttctcatcAACTCTCTAGCTGGAAGTGGTTCATGTATGTAATAATAGGGCTTCTATTCTTAGTGCTCTAA